Within Desulfobacter sp., the genomic segment CGCAATGGAGGGGTAGGGCTTTAAAATCATCACCAGCAGAAAGGTAAAGGCCGGCAACAGGATGAACTGGGCCGCAAGCCCTATGGCCGGCGCTTTGGGGCTTGCAATAATTCGTTTAAAATCTTCAAAACGTAATTCAATGGCCACCCCAAGCATCATCAGGCCGATGGCCCCGTTGATGATGGCAATGCCCGCCGGGTTGAAATTCAATTGAACCTGGTCAAGTGCCGCTGGATCCATATTCCCCCCTTTCGCCCCGTATCCGGGGCGCCTGCATTTTGAAAATTTACATTTTAAGCTTTATAGGCCCCTACGTTTGCCAATGCCATGGAGGCCGGGCTCACCGTTGTGGGATCGGTCATCACGTTGATGCAGCAGACCTTTCCCGAGGCAAAGGCATCTTCCAGGGCCGGGCGTATATCCTTGGGATCTTCCACCAGGTAGCCTTTGCCGCCGATGGCCTCCACCATCTTATGGTAGTCCACCCGGCCGATATAGGTGCCGTCTTCAATGGCGTGGCCGATACGGATTTCCTGTGAATGGCGTATCATACCCCAGCCGAGATCGTTGGAAATCACGACCACGATGGGGTTGTTTTTCCGGATGGCGGTTTCAAATTCCATGAAATTGAATCCCACAGACCCGTCTCCGGTCATCAGGCAGACCCGCTTGTCCGGGTTCAGCAGTTTGGCGGTATTGGCATAGGGCAGCCCCACGGCCAGGGATCCGAAAATCCCGTAATCCAGGTAGGCCCCCGCCTTTTTCATTGTCCGTGTCATGCCCAGCCAGGTGGTGGTGTCCCCGCCGTCTGCAATCACAATATCGTCTTCGCCGTCCATAAACTGGTTGACCTCCTGGGCCAGGCGCATGGGGTGGACGGGGAGATTCTCCGATGCCCAGTCGTTCTGGGACAGGGCCTTGCCGTCCTCATGGGCCTTGTTCAGCTTTTCGACCCAGGGGGTGAATTGGTCCTTGAATTGTTTATACCCGGTTTCCAGATGGTCGTTGCAGGCCGAAAGGAATCCCTTGATATCGGATACAACAGGCAGGTCCACCGTCCGGTTCCGGCCGATCTCATCGGGCTGGATATCCACCTGGGCGATTTTGGCTTCCGGGTTAAAGATATCCCCGAACAGGTAGTAAAGGGAGATCCGGGTGCCCAGCACAACGACCAGGTCGGTTTCGATATAGGCGGCAAACCCGGCACCGGGGCGGATCGCCAGGGCGCCTTCAAAACATAGGGGATGCTCGTCGGACAGGATCCCCCGGCCGGAGAGGTTGGTAAAAAGCGGAATGCCGGTGGCTTCAATAAAGGTTTTGAGTTCCTCTTCGGCATGGGCCTGCCAGGCGCCCGTTCCAGCAATGACCAGGGGATTTTTGGACTCCGAGAGCATGTCCAGAAGGGCCTTTGCCTTGTCCGGATCGGCAGGGTTGGAAACAACGGTGGTCGCTGTTTTCCGCACGGCGGCCGGGTCCACAGGGGTGTTGAGCACATCAATGGGAAATTCAAGGTAAACCGGTCCGGGGCGGCCGCTTTCGGCAATCCTGAAGGCCATGTCCACGTATTCGTTCACCCGTTCGGCCTTCATGCAGACCAGGGCCTTTTTGACCATGGGCCGGATAACGTCTGCCTGGGGCATATCCTGCAGATCAAGCCTTTCCTTGTTGTCCAGCCCGACGCAGCCTGCGATCAGGACCAGGGGGGTGTTGGAGAAATGGGCACTGGCCACCCCGGTGAGGGCATTGGTGAACCCCGGGCCGGCCGTAACCATTGCCACGCCGGCCCTGCGGGTCATTTTGCCGTAGGCTTCGGCCATAAACAGGGCAGACTGTTCGTGGCGGGTGTCATAGATTTTGATGTCAGATCCTTCAAGATACTGGTAAATGGGGGTGATATGCCCCCCGCTCAAAGAGAAAATATAATCGATCTTCCTGTCAATTAACGCCTTTGCCGTAAGTTCAGCGCCTGTAATCGTTTCCATCTTCACTCCTTTTTCATATATTGTAGAATCCAAAAAACGGTTTGTCTTACATTTTTAAAGCTCCATGAGCTGGCCGCCGCAGATGTTCAGGGCCTGGCCGGTCACATAGGACGATTGATCCGATGCCAGGAATGCCGCCATATCCGCCACCTCCGCAGGCGTTCCGATCCGGCCGAGGGGAATAGACTCACACATTTTGCGTTCCTGTTCTTCCACGGTGGTGTTCAGAAACTGGGCTTCAAGGCCGAACCGCCATTTTTCAAGGTCGGTCATAATCTGCCCCGGGCAGATGGCATTTACTCTGATCTTAAGGCCTGAGAGTTCTCTGGCCATCACCTTGGTCAGCATGATCACCCCTGCCTTGGAGACGGCGTATGCCCCGTTGAACAGAGGCGGTACCTTGCCGGCCCTGGATGCGGTGTTGATAATGGCGCCGCCCTTTTCCTGCATCAGCGGGACAATGGCTTTAGACACCCTGAACACCCCGTGCAGATTGACGTCCACTGTTTTGAGCCAGGCAGTCTCATCATAGGTATGCACCCCGTTGGGGACCCCGAAGGTCGCGCCGGCGTTGTTGCATAGAATATCCACCCGGCCGAATTGGTTTTTCACTTTGTCAGCCATGGCCTGGACAAGCGCCATGTCCGTCACATCCACATTGACTGCCAGGGTTTCTATGGCATATTCGCGGGCCAGTTCATCAACAATGGTTTCCATTTCAGATACGGAGCCGGTTTTGACGTCGGCCTCACACCCTTTGGCATCTCCGAAATCGGCGATAACAACGTTGGCGCCCATGGCGGCAAACTTCTTTGCAATGGCATACCCGATCCCTGTTTTTTTGCCTGCACCGGTGACCAGTGCGGTTTTTCCCTTTAACGAACTCACACGTCCTCCTTTTGATGGCAAGGTCATTTCAACACAATGGCCTGGATTAGTTTGGTGACACTATAATCGTAAATCTCCTTGTAGTTTTGATTCTTCAATGCCGTATGTTCCAGTTTTTTAAACTGCAGCAGCCCGTGCAGGGTGCCCCAGAACATGATGGAAAATTTTTCGGCGTCCTCATCCGCAAAAAGCCCGTCCTGCTGGCCGGAAATAATGATTTCCTGAATGATTTCCAGAATCCTGCTGGCCGACAGGTCGATCCTCAGTTTCAAATCCTTTTGGAAGAACACCTTTGATGCGGACAAAAAGTAGTTGATAACGTTAAAATATTCTTTTTGTGTTTCAGTAAAATCAAAGTACGCCAGGGCAATATGGCGCAGTTTCTGATCCTGCCCCACGGAGTTGGCGGCAATCTTTTTTATTTCGTCGTACAGAATCCCGATCCCTTCTTCCTGGAGAGCGGTAAAAATATCTTCCTTGTTTTTATAGTAGAAATAGATGGTCCCCACACCCAGCTCCGCCTCTTTGGCGATTTTGCTGATGGAGATTTTTTCAATACCCTGGGAAAACAACAGGTCCCGTGCTGCATCCAAAATTTGATTTCGTCGTGTCTGCTTTTCTAATTTGCGTCGTTCTTTTACACCCATGTTTCCACCACTATTTATTTTAAGAACCATATACTATTTTCGAATGGTGTTCGAAAAATGATATACATTTTATAATTCCGGATTGTCAATAAAATATTTTAATTTAAAGGAATATATTAATATATGGAGTATGGATTGAGGATGATGAATATGATCAATCCAGCCATAACCCTCTTATCCTCTGGTTGACATGGTGGGAGGATAAATATAATATTCATTATTAGAACAATACTCGAAATAATAAGGATAACCCATGGACGGTCAATTTAAACTGTACTGCGAGTACATTCATTGCTGTGGAAAAAAGGCGGTTGAATTAGGCGAAACAGAGAGTGAAAAAGCAGCAAAGCAATGGTGCCGTGAGCAAACCATCATGAAAAAGCGCCCAAAGCTTCCAAAGACCGATCTTATCAGGACCTGCCCGGTGGTCCATTGCCCTGCCAAACTCCAGATTCCGGTATATGGTTACCGCAAGGTCACGGGGTGATTTTTTGCCACCGTTGACGGTATTTTGATTGACATCCGGATCCAATCTTCCTCTTGGTTTTGAATTGGGATCTATGCTAATATATTACCCGGCTTGAGACTCATGGATCACTTTTCAGATGGTCGGCGGTGACTTGAGCTGTCCTTTATTTTCATGCCCCAGCGGCCGGCCTGTCAGTCTCTTGCAGCCACAAGTATTCAGCCGCAGTCCCAAGCGGTATCTTTAGGTTTTGAAAAAAGGCAGGTGCTGTCATGGAAAAGAAACCTTTTGAAACAATGGTAAGGGATGTGTTTGCTTTAGCGGATATTGAAGTGAACGGCAACCATCCCTGGGATATCCGGGTAAAGGATGAGTCGTTCTATAAAAGACTGGCCGCCGGAGGCTCCCTCGCCCTGGGGGAAAGCTATATGGACGGGTGGTGGGAATGTGAGGCCCTGGATCTGTTTTTCGAGCGGATTCTGGCCGTCCGGATAGACCGGCAGGCCAAGAGAACCCTTAAAGCCTTGTGGTACGGCATCAAGGCCAGCCTGACCAGTTCCCCCGGCCGGTTCCGGGCCTTTGATATCGGCCGCCGCCACTATGATCTGGGCAATGAATTGTTCGCTTTAATGCTGGATAAATGGATGAACTATTCCTGTGCCTATTGGAAGGAGGCACAGGGACTGGAACAGGCCCAGGAAGCCAAGATGGACCTGATCTGCCGGAAACTCGCCCTGGCCCCCGGCATGCGGGTCCTGGATATCGGCTGCGGCTGGGGCGGGCTGGCGGCATACATGGCCGAACATTACCAGGTCCAGGTTGTGGGCATCACCGTTTCCCGGGAACAGGTAAATATGGCCCGGCAGCGCTGCAAGGGCCTGCCGGTAACCATATCTCTGATTGACTACCGGGATATGAAAGAGCAGTTTGACCGTATTGTTTCGGTGGGGATGTTTGAACATGTCGGGGCAAGGCATTACCGGACCTTCATGAAGGTCGTCAGGCGGTGCCTGGCCCCCCAGGGCCTTTTTTTACTCCATACCATCGCCGGCAACCGGTCGGTGAGAAGCTGCGATCCCTGGATCAGGCGGTACATTTTTCCAAATTCCATGCTGCCGTCCAGCCAGCAGATATCAGCGGCCTCGGAAAAATTGATGGTTCTGGAGGACTGGCACAGTTTTGGACCCGACTACGACCCGACGCTGATGGCATGGTACAAAAATTTTGTAAAAAACTGGGATCTGATCAAATCCGATTACGACCACCGGTTTTTCCGCATGTGGTCCTATTATCTTCTGGTCTGTGCGGGGTCATTCAGGTCCCGGCGGAATCAGTTATGGCAGATCGTTTTTTCCAGGGACGGGTTTCGTCCGAAATATGAGAGTGTCCGATAGTGGTTTTGTCAAAGGCCGTTTAAGTTTTTTTCGCTGCCGTTGCCCATTTTTTATCAGCCCCTCAGGCGGGAAAAATTTTCCCGCCTGAGGGGCCTTATGCCCTGTCACAAAAAACGGGATGTGCCTGTAATGTATTAATAATAAACGGGTTTCAGAGAAACGCCTTCGCCGCCTTTCCGTCTGGCACGCCGGTTGCTCTGTATATAAGGGACCGGCAAGAAATGCTTGCCACAAATCCCATGATGAGGAGCCGACGAATGCTTTCTGCACAGACGAAGAATGAGATCGATTCCCTTGCCGCCAATGCAAGCCGGGACGATCAATACAATGCCGTGTTGTTTCAGTATGCCCTCAACGCCTTTTCCAATGGAGAGTGCGGAGGGGCCGTTTACGCCCTGAATGCGCTTAAACGGCTGAGCCCCGGCATTGCAGAAGTGCATTACAGCCTGGGGCTGATTCATCACTCCCTGGACAATCGGGCCGAAGCGGTTATCTCCTTTCAAAATGCACTGGCCATTCGGTCCACCTATGTTGATGCCTGGCTGAATCTTGGCAAGGTGCAGATGCAGGACGGCAAACTCAAGGATGCCGTCGACAGTTTTGTCCGGGTGGTGCAGATTGATCCTCAACGGGACCAGGCCTTCCGTTTTCTGGGCGATATCTACCGGGAACTGGGGTATTTCAAAGAGGCCATCGACGCCTATGGTGCTGAACTGGCCCTGGTGCCGGACCGTCTGGACTGCCGTCTGGATATCGGTCTGACCTATCTGAGTCAGGGGAAGTTCCCCGAAGCCGCCATCGAGTTCCAGGAAATCCTGGCCGTTGATCCGACAATTTCAGAGGTCCATTTCAACCTGGGGCTTACCTTTCACAAACAGCAGAAGCTCCACCTGGCGGAGTCTGCCTACCGGCAGGCATTAAAGGCCAATCCGAAAAATGTAGGGGCCCACAATAATCTGGGAATCGTATTGGATATTCTGGGACGATCCCAGGAGGCGGTGGCCCATTACGAGGAAATCCTCAAGATTGAACCGGAAAACCAGGGGGTACGCCATATTCTTGCCGCCCTGACCGGGAAACAGGTGAAAAATGCCGTTCCGGAATATGTGGTACCGCTTTTTGACCAATATTCAGATGGGTTTGACGTGGAACTGGTAAAGCATCTTAAATATACCGTTCCGGCCAAGCTTAAAGAGGCTGTGGCCGGCTGCCGCAAGGAAGTGAACCATTTTGAACATGTGCTGGATCTGGGCTGCGGCACGGGGATGTGCGGAGAAGCCTTCTGGGATAGGGCAACCCGGATCACCGGTGTGGATCTTTCTTCCAAGATGCTGGGGCAGGCCTTGAGAAAGGGCGTCTACGACGACCTGCATAACCTGGATATCGTCGAATTCCTGGAAAAGCGGCAGACCCTTTATGATCTTTTTCTGGCCGCGGATGTTTTCATCTACGTGGGCGACCTGGATGCCGTCTTCCGGGCCGTGCGCCAGCGGTCCAAACCGGGCGCACTCTTTGCGTTTTCAGTGGAACGATGGGAGGGCGATTCCTTCTGGCTCCGTTCCTCCGGACGCTACGCCCACAGCCGCCGGTATATCCGGAGGCTGGCGGCCAGGTACGGGTTTACCCTGAAAACCGATCTCTCCACGGGCATCCGGCTGGAGAACGATAAGTGGATTGATGGAGATATCTATATCCTGAAGAGTCCGGAATTTGTATCCGACACCTTGTTTGCCGGGGAAAAGACAGTACGCCTCCCTGCCGGAAGAGGGGCTTCGGCCCAGGTCCTGGCCGGATAATCCTCTGATCCGGCCTGGGCGGCCGGCAACCCCATAGCGGTCCTTATCCGGCCCGGGTCACCGCCGCAGAACGGTGGCCCGGGCCGTGTTCCTTTCAAAAAGAGTCTCTCACTGTTCTTGCATAACCGTCATTGCGGTTTTATCTTATTAAAATACAAACGATGAAAATCAGGCGGAGGTAAGGCATGGAAACTCGGATGGAAAAGGATACCATGGGGGAGGTGAGGGTCCCGGCCCATGTCTATTGGGGGGCCCAGACCCAGCGGTCTTTGGAAAATTTCGCCATCGGCGGTGAACCCATGCCCCGGGAAATCATAGGGGCTTTCGGGTATGTGAAAAAAGCCTCAGCCGCCATCAACAGGGATATGGGGCTTCTGTCCGGGGAGACCGCCGCACTGATCACCAGGGTCTGCGATGAAATCATCGGGGGGGAACTGGACGATAATTTCCCGTTGAAGGTCTGGCAGACGGGATCCGGTACCCAGACCAATATGAACGTGAACGAGGTGATCTCCAACCGGGCCCATGTGCTGGCGGGAAATACCCTGGGCCAGGGGCGGCCGGCCATTCATCCCAATGACCATGTGAACCGTTCCCAGTCATCCAATGATACCTTTCCCGGTGCCATGCATGTGGCTGCGGTGATGGCCTTAAAGTCGGGAACCCTTCCCGGGCTTGCCACTTTGGGCAATGCCCTGGATCAAAAATCCCGGGCCTGGCAGGATATTGTCAAAACCGGGCGGACCCATTTCATGGATGCGGTGCCCATCACCCTGGGCCAGGAGTTCTCCGGGTATGCCGCCATGGTCTCCCGGGGAATCTCACAGATTGAGGCCGGCCTTGCCCGGCTTTATGAACTGGCCCTGGGGGGAACGGCCGTGGGCACCGGGCTGAACGCACCGGAGGGGTTTGACAGGGCCGTGGCGGCGGAACTGGCCCGGCTCACCGGACATCCCTTTATTGCATCGCCCAACAAGTTTGAATCCCTGGCCGCCCATGACGGCCTGGTGGCGGCCCACGGGACCTTGAGGGCCATGGCCGTCAGCCTAATGAAAATCGCCAACGATATCCGCATGCTGGGGTCCGGTCCCCGGTGCGGGATCGGGGAACTGCGCTTGCCGGCCAATGAGCCCGGCTCTTCAATCATGCCGGGGAAGGTCAACCCCACCCAGGCCGAGGCACTGACCATGGTCTGCGCCCAGGTCATGGGAAATGATACCGTCCTCTCCGTGGCCGGGGCCTCGGGGCATTTTGAGCTGAATGTGTTCAAACCGGTGATCGCCTATAATTTTCTGCAGTCGGCCCGGCTGCTGGGGGAGGCGGCCCTCTCCTTTGCCCG encodes:
- a CDS encoding thiamine pyrophosphate-binding protein yields the protein METITGAELTAKALIDRKIDYIFSLSGGHITPIYQYLEGSDIKIYDTRHEQSALFMAEAYGKMTRRAGVAMVTAGPGFTNALTGVASAHFSNTPLVLIAGCVGLDNKERLDLQDMPQADVIRPMVKKALVCMKAERVNEYVDMAFRIAESGRPGPVYLEFPIDVLNTPVDPAAVRKTATTVVSNPADPDKAKALLDMLSESKNPLVIAGTGAWQAHAEEELKTFIEATGIPLFTNLSGRGILSDEHPLCFEGALAIRPGAGFAAYIETDLVVVLGTRISLYYLFGDIFNPEAKIAQVDIQPDEIGRNRTVDLPVVSDIKGFLSACNDHLETGYKQFKDQFTPWVEKLNKAHEDGKALSQNDWASENLPVHPMRLAQEVNQFMDGEDDIVIADGGDTTTWLGMTRTMKKAGAYLDYGIFGSLAVGLPYANTAKLLNPDKRVCLMTGDGSVGFNFMEFETAIRKNNPIVVVISNDLGWGMIRHSQEIRIGHAIEDGTYIGRVDYHKMVEAIGGKGYLVEDPKDIRPALEDAFASGKVCCINVMTDPTTVSPASMALANVGAYKA
- a CDS encoding SDR family oxidoreductase codes for the protein MTLPSKGGRVSSLKGKTALVTGAGKKTGIGYAIAKKFAAMGANVVIADFGDAKGCEADVKTGSVSEMETIVDELAREYAIETLAVNVDVTDMALVQAMADKVKNQFGRVDILCNNAGATFGVPNGVHTYDETAWLKTVDVNLHGVFRVSKAIVPLMQEKGGAIINTASRAGKVPPLFNGAYAVSKAGVIMLTKVMARELSGLKIRVNAICPGQIMTDLEKWRFGLEAQFLNTTVEEQERKMCESIPLGRIGTPAEVADMAAFLASDQSSYVTGQALNICGGQLMEL
- a CDS encoding TetR/AcrR family transcriptional regulator translates to MDAARDLLFSQGIEKISISKIAKEAELGVGTIYFYYKNKEDIFTALQEEGIGILYDEIKKIAANSVGQDQKLRHIALAYFDFTETQKEYFNVINYFLSASKVFFQKDLKLRIDLSASRILEIIQEIIISGQQDGLFADEDAEKFSIMFWGTLHGLLQFKKLEHTALKNQNYKEIYDYSVTKLIQAIVLK
- the cfa gene encoding cyclopropane fatty acyl phospholipid synthase yields the protein MEKKPFETMVRDVFALADIEVNGNHPWDIRVKDESFYKRLAAGGSLALGESYMDGWWECEALDLFFERILAVRIDRQAKRTLKALWYGIKASLTSSPGRFRAFDIGRRHYDLGNELFALMLDKWMNYSCAYWKEAQGLEQAQEAKMDLICRKLALAPGMRVLDIGCGWGGLAAYMAEHYQVQVVGITVSREQVNMARQRCKGLPVTISLIDYRDMKEQFDRIVSVGMFEHVGARHYRTFMKVVRRCLAPQGLFLLHTIAGNRSVRSCDPWIRRYIFPNSMLPSSQQISAASEKLMVLEDWHSFGPDYDPTLMAWYKNFVKNWDLIKSDYDHRFFRMWSYYLLVCAGSFRSRRNQLWQIVFSRDGFRPKYESVR
- a CDS encoding tetratricopeptide repeat protein, translating into MLSAQTKNEIDSLAANASRDDQYNAVLFQYALNAFSNGECGGAVYALNALKRLSPGIAEVHYSLGLIHHSLDNRAEAVISFQNALAIRSTYVDAWLNLGKVQMQDGKLKDAVDSFVRVVQIDPQRDQAFRFLGDIYRELGYFKEAIDAYGAELALVPDRLDCRLDIGLTYLSQGKFPEAAIEFQEILAVDPTISEVHFNLGLTFHKQQKLHLAESAYRQALKANPKNVGAHNNLGIVLDILGRSQEAVAHYEEILKIEPENQGVRHILAALTGKQVKNAVPEYVVPLFDQYSDGFDVELVKHLKYTVPAKLKEAVAGCRKEVNHFEHVLDLGCGTGMCGEAFWDRATRITGVDLSSKMLGQALRKGVYDDLHNLDIVEFLEKRQTLYDLFLAADVFIYVGDLDAVFRAVRQRSKPGALFAFSVERWEGDSFWLRSSGRYAHSRRYIRRLAARYGFTLKTDLSTGIRLENDKWIDGDIYILKSPEFVSDTLFAGEKTVRLPAGRGASAQVLAG
- the fumC gene encoding class II fumarate hydratase — translated: METRMEKDTMGEVRVPAHVYWGAQTQRSLENFAIGGEPMPREIIGAFGYVKKASAAINRDMGLLSGETAALITRVCDEIIGGELDDNFPLKVWQTGSGTQTNMNVNEVISNRAHVLAGNTLGQGRPAIHPNDHVNRSQSSNDTFPGAMHVAAVMALKSGTLPGLATLGNALDQKSRAWQDIVKTGRTHFMDAVPITLGQEFSGYAAMVSRGISQIEAGLARLYELALGGTAVGTGLNAPEGFDRAVAAELARLTGHPFIASPNKFESLAAHDGLVAAHGTLRAMAVSLMKIANDIRMLGSGPRCGIGELRLPANEPGSSIMPGKVNPTQAEALTMVCAQVMGNDTVLSVAGASGHFELNVFKPVIAYNFLQSARLLGEAALSFARHCVEGLEPDLETIGRHLDNSLMLVTALNPHIGYDKAARIAKYAHEKKITLEQAADDLGILAPEEFRRLVVPAQMTGPLAADP